The following proteins are co-located in the Apium graveolens cultivar Ventura chromosome 5, ASM990537v1, whole genome shotgun sequence genome:
- the LOC141660222 gene encoding uncharacterized protein LOC141660222 encodes MNIKKIHACPNDCVLFRKEHEHLHTCPKCGASRYKRDGNNSSTNDKSPPVKVLRYLPIVERFRRLFANSNDAKLIRWHVEGRKSDGMLQHPADSLQWRTIDGKFPEFGGEVRNLRLGLFVDGMNPYRTLSSTHSTWPVLLTIYNLPHWLCMKRKYIMLTLLIPGPKEAGNNKDVYLQPLIEDLKLLWDQGEKMYDAYNQTYFNLCAMIFCTISDFLGYGNLSGYTIKGAKACPICEDARIDLRLKNYKKNVYMGHRTFLPLTHAYRKRKNDFDGTIETQVARLPLTGKEVFERVKEIDVVLRKLYKKPTPKNIWKKRSIFWDLPYWEHLQVRHCIDFMHIKKNVCESIIGTLLNIPGKTKDGMKARLDLQELGVRAELAPQQYGERAYLPPACYTLSRKEKISFCECISSVKVPSGYSSNPKNLISLKDLKLLGLKSHDCHMLMQHLLPVVIRGILPRHVRVVIMKLCFFFNAICSKVIDPLTLDKLQADIIVTLCEFEMYFLHSLFDIMVNLVTHLMREIKICGPLYVRQMYPFERFLCILKAYVRNRRHPEASIVEGYSVEETIEFFTDYLASTDPVGIPRSRHEGRLDCQGKVGHKMITPGAEMLDRAHLFVLQHMTEVNPYLQEHILEIRRKNPSKGGKWVTNEHNRSFVKWFKDRVMSQYSKSPSTVSNTLKWLAYDNKSTVQNSGISIEAFSTEFERGNSIASRDVKKSYYGVIEEIWEIDYKDFKVALFKCKWFDIRRGVRVDESGFTLVDFNRFGHEDDPFILATQVKQVFYIRDPANVRWSIVLQGKRRIIGVDNVEDEEEKNFISGYFGCCSVQSAYESASPVILVINKIDSVPNACSKWVNNSDSTFAKCIFTCAVTGQGIQDLEATILEIIGLNRIPRGGRKWAVNQVNFFCCIRLMDQDEDRMEQNRE; translated from the exons ATGAATATAAAGAAGATACATGCTTGTCCAAATGATTGTGTTCTCTTTCGCAAGGAGCATGAACATTTACACACATGTCCAAAGTGCGGAGCCTCCCGATATAAGCGGGATGGAAATAATTCTTCTACTAATGACAAGAGTCCTCCTGTCAAGGTGTTGCGCTACTTACCCATAGTGGAACGATTCAGACGACTCTTTGCAAATTCCAATGATGCAAAGCTTATAAGGTGGCACGTGGAAGGGAGAAAATCAGATGGAATGCTCCAACACCCGGCTGACTCTCTGCAATGGAGAACCATTGATGGTAAATTCCCAGAATTTGGAGGAGAAGTTAGAAATCTACGACTAGGGCTTTTTGTAGACGGCATGAATCCATATCGCACTCTAAGCTCTACACATAGCACTTGGCCGGTTCTTCTAACGATATATAACTTGCCTCATTGGCTATGCATGAAGCGTAAGTACATCATGTTGACATTGTTAATCCCTGGTCCTAAAGAAGCTGGAAATAATAAAGATGTTTATCTTCAGCCACTTATTGAGGATTTAAAGTTATTGTGGGATCAAGGTGAGAAGATGTATGATGCATACAATCAGACATATTTCAATTTGTGTGCCATGATCTTCTGCACTATAAGTGACTTTCTCGGCTATGGTAACCTCTCAGGTTACACGATTAAAGGAGCTAAAGCATGTCCGATTTGTGAAGATGCTAGGATTGATCTTCGTTTGAAGAACTACAAAAAAAATGTATATATGGGTCATCGCACGTTTCTTCCACTTACTCACGCTTATCGTAAGAGGAAAAATGATTTTGATGGGACTATCGAGACTCAAGTGGCTCGTTTGCCTTTAACCGGGAAGGAGGTCTTTGAACGAGTTAAAGAAATTGATGTTGTTCTTAGGAAGCTGTATAAAAAGCCAACTCCGAAaaatatttggaagaaaagatctaTATTTTGGGATCTACCATATTGGGAACACTTGCAAGTGAGACATTGCATTGACTTTATGcatattaaaaaaaatgtttGTGAAAGCATTATTGGGACACTATTGAATATACCTGGTAAGACGAAGGATGGGATGAAAGCCAGGCTAGACTTGCAAGAGCTGGGTGTACGAGCTGAGTTAGCACCACAACAATATGGTGAACGTGCGTATCTACCTCCCGCTTGTTACACTTTGTCCAGGAAAGAGAAAATAAGCTTTTGTGAGTGTATATCAAGTGTCAAAGTTCCATCTGGATATTCCTCAAATCCAAAAAACCTCATCTCACTGAAAGACTTGAAGCTTCTAGGTTTGAAGTCACATGATTGTCACATGCTAATGCAACATCTTCTACCGGTTGTAATTCGAGGCATATTGCCGAGGCACGTGAGAGTGGTTATCATGAAATTGTGCTTCTTCTTTAATGCTATATGTAGCAAGGTCATCGATCCCTTGACTTTGGATAAATTGCAAGCTGATATTATAGTCACACTTTGTGAATTTGAAATGTATTTCCTACATTCACTCTTCGACATTATGGTGAATTTGGTGACTCATCTTATGAGAGAGATAAAAATTTGTGGTCCTTTGTATGTGCGTCAAATGTATCCTTTCGAGAGGTTTCTGTGCATTTTAAAAGCATATGTGAGAAATCGGCGTCATCCTGAAGCAAGTATAGTTGAAGGGTATTCGGTTGAAGAGACTATTGAATTTTTCACGGACTATCTAGCATCTACCGATCCAGTTGGAATTCCGAGATCTCGTCATGAAGGTAGACTTGACTGTCAGGGTAAAGTAGGACATAAAATGATCACTCCCGGGGCTGAAATGCTTGATAGAGCCCATCTCTTTGTTCTACAACACATGACAGAAGTTAATCCTTACTTACAAGAGCACATACTGGAGATTCGACGAAAGAATCCCTCTAAGGGTGGCAAGTGGGTTACAAATGAACATAATCGATCTTTTGTGAAATGGTTTAAAGATCGAGTGATGTCTCAATATTCAAAAAGTCCTTCAACAGTTTCCAATACTCTGAAGTGGTTAGCTTATG ATAATAAGAGCACCGTGCAAAATAGTGGAATATCTATAGAAGCTTTTTCAACAGAATTTGAAAGAGGCAATTCCATTGCATCACGAGATGTAAAGAAGTCTTATTATGGGGTGATTGAGGAAATCTGGGAGATTGATTACAAAGATTTCAAAGTTGCACTATTTAAATGTAAATGGTTTGATATCCGTCGTGGTGTTCGAGTGGATGAGTCAGGTTTCACTTTGGTTGACTTCAATCGGTTTGGTCATGAGGACGATCCATTTATACTTGCAACACAGGTCAAGCAAGTTTTTTATATTCGAGACCCGGCTAATGTGAGGTGGTCAATTGTTCTTCAAGGTAAGCGACGTATTATTGGAGTTGATAATGTCGAAGATGAGGAAGA GAAAAACTTTATCAGTGGATATTTTGGTTGTTGTTCTGTACAGAGTGCATATGAATCTGCTTCTCCAGTGATCCTTGTAATCAATAAAATTGACAGTGTTCCAAATGCTTGCTCCAAATGGGTCAATAACAGTGACTCCACATTTGCAAAGTGCATTTTTACTTGTGCTGTCACTGGTCAAGGCATACAGGATCTCGAGGCGACAATACTAGAAATTATTGGTCTTAACAGGATTCCTAGAGGGGGGCGCAAGTGGGCTGTAAACCAGGTCAACTTTTTTTGTT